The following are from one region of the Salvia hispanica cultivar TCC Black 2014 chromosome 1, UniMelb_Shisp_WGS_1.0, whole genome shotgun sequence genome:
- the LOC125212074 gene encoding uncharacterized protein At1g01500-like, translating into MGKNEDDLQLSIYRPLKFTGGCLEIRLFYVRIASCAVENLPDQLKLRHLRREVGVSLEINGKRIPSSDAVSITLRRDRVNKDSSEVTYVSTDSVRISGPAEFEVCEERDDLDLILCGSLEKADAWSNESALDNDSKSGWSIECYAATPITNKSSALLQPRKGGCSPSIEVYVAGCCSGTPVILMKTVLVSPRRKARQGLMLDAIPEDEEMGKEQGSLSNGLVRQRKLQLMPADMDDDESEGKAAYSYYSEDMYPGEDGQLSWFNAGVRVGVGIGLGMCLGVGIGVGLLMRSYQATTRGFRRRFF; encoded by the exons ATGGGCAAAAACGAGGACGATTTGCAGCTATCGATTTACAGGCCGCTGAAATTCACCGGCGGGTGTTTGGAAATCCGCCTCTTCTACGTCCGAATCGCCTCCTGCGCGGTGGAAAACCTCCCGGACCAGCTGAAGCTCCGCCACCTCCGGCGGGAGGTGGGCGTTTCCTTGGAAATCAACGGCAAGCGTATCCCCTCTTCCGACGCCGTCTCCATCACTCTCCGCCGCGATCGCGTCAACAAGGACTCGTCCGAGGTGACCTACGTGAGCACCGATAGCGTCAGGATATCGGGCCCCGCGGAATTCGAGGTGTGCGAGGAGAGGGATGATTTGGATTTGATTCTATGTGGCTCGTTGGAGAAGGCTGATGCGTGGAGCAATGAGAGCGCGTTGGATAACGATTCGAAATCGGGGTGGAGTATCGAGTGCTATGCTGCGACGCCTATCACGAATAAGAGCTCGGCGCTCCTGCAGCCGAGGAAAGGGGGATGCTCCCCATCCATCGAGGTTTACGTAGCCGGGTGTTGTTCGGGAACGCCtgtgattttgatgaagaCGGTGTTGGTTAGCCCGCGGAGGAAGGCGCGGCAAGGACTGATGCTTGATGCAATTCCCGAGGATGAGGAGATGGGCAAGGAACAAGGGAGTTTGAGTAATGGGCTGGTCAGACAGCGAAAACTGCAG TTAATGCCGGCTGATATGGATGATGATGAGTCGGAGGGGAAAGCTGCATACAGCTATTACTCTGAAGATATGTATCCTGGTGAAGACGGGCAGCTCTCGTGGTTCAATGCTGGTGTAAGGGTTGGTGTTGGGATAGGGCTAGGTATGTGCCTCGGTGTTGGAATTGGTGTCGGGCTGCTGATGCGATCCTACCAAGCCACAACCAGGGGTTTCAGGAGGAGGTTCTTCTAA
- the LOC125212113 gene encoding uncharacterized protein LOC125212113: protein MEDAEKSLPTAQQEEAVVKKKYGGMMPKKPPLISKDHERAYFDSADWALGKQGAGKPKGPLEALRPKLQPTQQQTRYRKSPYAPAEGEEGHTPPSEDASANE from the exons ATGGAGGATGCTGAAAAGTCCCTGCCAACAGCACAGCAGGAA GAGGCAGTTGTCAAGAAAAAATATGGAGGAATGATGCCAAAGAAACCACCACTTATTTCTAAG GATCATGAACGGGCCTATTTTGACTCAGCTGATTGGGCATTGGGAAAG CAAGGTGCAGGGAAGCCTAAAGGACCACTTGAGGCTCTCCGGCCAAAGTTACAG CCTACACAACAGCAGACACGTTACCGCAAGTCTCCCTATGCACCAGCAGAAGGTGAAG AAGGACATACACCGCCATCGGAAGATGCAAGTGCAAATGAATGA